One Glycine max cultivar Williams 82 chromosome 6, Glycine_max_v4.0, whole genome shotgun sequence DNA segment encodes these proteins:
- the LOC100786909 gene encoding protein STRICTOSIDINE SYNTHASE-LIKE 11 isoform X1, which translates to MLSTNPIAILVILISLFYSASKVTSTRILDRLFLPSLLTGPQSLAFDSIGGGPYTGVSDGRILKYEETYSGFVEFAYTWQDSHCWCRNKTICDGISDFSTLQETCGRPLGLSFYYQTGELFIADAYLGLVKVPYYGGAATQLVAHAQGSNPFGFLSGVDVEPDTGTVYFTEASSGFKLRDIRELLKNTDDYSGNLYKYDPSTNQTSLLLSNLAVAAGVAVSGNGSFVLVSECNAHRIRRFWLAGPKANTSEVFLQLPGRPENIKRNSKNEFWVAMNYPFGTPPPPRPPVLPLGLRVNEDGEVLEAVPLVDEFGTESVSEIQEFNGTLYASSLHVSYANIFKV; encoded by the exons ATGTTGAGCACTAACCCAATAGCTATCCTTGTGATCTTAATTTCCCTCTTCTATTCAGCATCTAAGGTTACCTCCACCAGAATACTCGATAGGCTCTTTCTCCCTTCATTATTGACAGGCCCTCAGTCCCTTGCATTTGACTCCATCGGTGGAGGGCCTTACACTGGAGTTTCTGATGGGAGAATTCTAAAATATGAGGAAACTTATTCTGGTTTCGTCGAATTTGCTTACACATGGCAAGACAG CCATTGTTGGTGCAGGAACAAGACAATATGTGATGGCATTTCTGACTTCTCAACACTTCAAGAAACATGTGGGAGGCCTTTAGGATTGAGTTTCTACTATCAGACAGGTGAACTGTTCATAGCTGATGCTTATTTGGGGCTTGTGAAAGTACCTTACTATGGAGGTGCTGCAACCCAACTTGTCGCTCATGCACAGGGAAGTAATCCTTTTGGATTTCTTTCCGGTGTGGATGTAGAACCTGATACCGGAACCGTTTACTTTACAGAAGCTAGCTCTGGCTTCAAGCTCAG GGATATCCGTGAACTACTAAAAAACACAGATGATTATTCTGGAAACCTATACAAATATGATCCAAGCACCAACCAAACCTCATTGTTGCTCAGCAATCTTGCTGTGGCAGCTGGGGTGGCAGTAAGTGGCAATGGTTCATTTGTCCTTGTTAGTGAGTGCAATGCCCACAGAATTCGCAGATTCTGGCTTGCTGGACCTAAAGCAAATACTTCAGAAGTATTCTTGCAGCTTCCAGGAAGACCAGAGAACATAAAGAGGAACTCCAAAAATGAGTTTTGGGTGGCAATGAACTATCCTTTTGGGACACCTCCACCCCCAAGACCTCCTGTTTTGCCTCTAGGACTCAGAGTCAATGAGGATGGTGAAGTTTTAGAGGCTGTGCCTCTTGTCGATGAGTTTGGTACTGAATCAGTCAGTGAAATTCAAGAGTTTAATGGAACACTCTATGCTTCCTCCCTGCATGTTTCCTATGCCAACATTTTCAAAGTCTAG
- the LOC100786909 gene encoding protein STRICTOSIDINE SYNTHASE-LIKE 11 isoform X2, translating to MLSTNPIAILVILISLFYSASKVTSTRILDRLFLPSLLTGPQSLAFDSIGGGPYTGVSDGRILKYEETYSGFVEFAYTWQDRNKTICDGISDFSTLQETCGRPLGLSFYYQTGELFIADAYLGLVKVPYYGGAATQLVAHAQGSNPFGFLSGVDVEPDTGTVYFTEASSGFKLRDIRELLKNTDDYSGNLYKYDPSTNQTSLLLSNLAVAAGVAVSGNGSFVLVSECNAHRIRRFWLAGPKANTSEVFLQLPGRPENIKRNSKNEFWVAMNYPFGTPPPPRPPVLPLGLRVNEDGEVLEAVPLVDEFGTESVSEIQEFNGTLYASSLHVSYANIFKV from the exons ATGTTGAGCACTAACCCAATAGCTATCCTTGTGATCTTAATTTCCCTCTTCTATTCAGCATCTAAGGTTACCTCCACCAGAATACTCGATAGGCTCTTTCTCCCTTCATTATTGACAGGCCCTCAGTCCCTTGCATTTGACTCCATCGGTGGAGGGCCTTACACTGGAGTTTCTGATGGGAGAATTCTAAAATATGAGGAAACTTATTCTGGTTTCGTCGAATTTGCTTACACATGGCAAGACAG GAACAAGACAATATGTGATGGCATTTCTGACTTCTCAACACTTCAAGAAACATGTGGGAGGCCTTTAGGATTGAGTTTCTACTATCAGACAGGTGAACTGTTCATAGCTGATGCTTATTTGGGGCTTGTGAAAGTACCTTACTATGGAGGTGCTGCAACCCAACTTGTCGCTCATGCACAGGGAAGTAATCCTTTTGGATTTCTTTCCGGTGTGGATGTAGAACCTGATACCGGAACCGTTTACTTTACAGAAGCTAGCTCTGGCTTCAAGCTCAG GGATATCCGTGAACTACTAAAAAACACAGATGATTATTCTGGAAACCTATACAAATATGATCCAAGCACCAACCAAACCTCATTGTTGCTCAGCAATCTTGCTGTGGCAGCTGGGGTGGCAGTAAGTGGCAATGGTTCATTTGTCCTTGTTAGTGAGTGCAATGCCCACAGAATTCGCAGATTCTGGCTTGCTGGACCTAAAGCAAATACTTCAGAAGTATTCTTGCAGCTTCCAGGAAGACCAGAGAACATAAAGAGGAACTCCAAAAATGAGTTTTGGGTGGCAATGAACTATCCTTTTGGGACACCTCCACCCCCAAGACCTCCTGTTTTGCCTCTAGGACTCAGAGTCAATGAGGATGGTGAAGTTTTAGAGGCTGTGCCTCTTGTCGATGAGTTTGGTACTGAATCAGTCAGTGAAATTCAAGAGTTTAATGGAACACTCTATGCTTCCTCCCTGCATGTTTCCTATGCCAACATTTTCAAAGTCTAG